The following nucleotide sequence is from Salvia splendens isolate huo1 chromosome 2, SspV2, whole genome shotgun sequence.
TTTCGACCCCCAATACTTTTAGAATTTTATTGGATTGGTCGCCAAATTGAGTCAATCCGGGTCCTTGGCAGAGTACCACACGGCATTCGAAAAGATGCTTAATCGTGTGCGCGGGGTCCCGGAGTACATTTTGCTTCCAATTTATGTGGAAGGTCTACAACAGCCAATTAAGAACCAAGTTAAGCACCAGAGCCCGTCGTCAGTAGCAGCAGCTATGGCACTGGCTATTGAGTACGACAGTTGCACTGAACGCCCTCCGGCGACGTCAGGGGGGGCACGTCGGCCATGGCAGAACCGTGATCAGCGTGCTATGTCACACCCAGTGCAACAATCATCGTTGCCCCCACCACCCAATCAGCTGAATTGTTCCAATCAGGTGAAAGGGTCGGAGTATTATAAGTTACCAGTAGTGCGGTTATCAACTGCGGAGAGGGCGGAGCGTTCAAAGCTGGGCTTATGCTGGTATTGCCCTGAGAAGTGGGTTGCAGGGCATTCCTGCAGGGGCCGATTTTTGGTCTACATGGGAGAGGATTTGGAGTCGGATGAGGACTCGGGGGACGGCCAGGAGGAAAATAGGGATCCGCCGGTGATATCAGCCGACTTGTCACATATTTACGCGCTGGACGGACGACAACGAGAGGATGACATTGAGTTGAGGGGGACAATTGGGGACATACCGGTCCGGGTCTTGGTCAACACGGTAGCTCGCATAACTTCCTACACCCCGACGTGGCGGAAAAGTTGGATCTCCCACTGCAGCAGATTCGTCCTTTTCGAGTGTATGTCAGAAATGGTGAGTCATTGTTATGCTCCTTTGCGAGCGTTCAGACCAGACTGGTAATTCAGAAGCATGTGTTTATGGTGGATTTACACATTTTGCCGGTGCATGAGCCAGATGTGATTCTGGGGAGGATTTGGCTCAAACAGATGCGCAGGGTGACAAACGATTATGTCGACGGTACGTTGGAATTTTCTCGAAATGGGAAACGGGTGTGCCTTAAGCTTGTGCCTCCATCAGCGAAGGGGGTATCTTTGAAAACATTCTCGTCATTGTTAACACTACAGGGCGGGGTGGAGTTGTTCGAGTTGATTCAAGTTCCGCCAACAGAGAGTAACCCAGCGGCGGAAGAGGGGACGCTGGCATTTCCACGAGACCTGCCGGAAGAAATTCGGAGTGTCTTGGTATCCCACGATGTCGTCTTCGGCTTGCCTTCGGGAATGCCACCTAGACGGCAGTTCGACCACAAGATCCACCTCTTGCCCGACGCCAAACCAATAAATGTGAAACCTTATCGTTATCCTTACTTTCAGAAGAATGAGATAGAGGGGCAGGTGAAAGAGATGTTGGAAGCGGGTCTAATTCGTCCAAGCCAGAGCCCATTCTCCTCGCCAGTTCTACTGATCAGAAAGAAGGACGGGTCCTTCCGTTTTGGCATTGATTACAGGGCTCTGAATGCAGCAACGGTTCCCGATCATTTTCCAATACCGACGACGGATGAGTTGTTCGATGAGCTGGGTGCGGCCAGATTCTTTACGAAACTGGATTTACGATCGGGTTATCATCAAATCTGTATGAGCGAAGAAGATGTTTTCAAGACGGCATTTCGCACTTATGACGGCCACTTTGAGTTCCTAGTGATGCCATTCGGTTTGACAAACGCCCCTTCAACGTTTCAGGCGGCGATGAACTCAATTTTCAGACCCCTTTTGCAGCAATCGGTAATAGTCTTTTTCGATGATATCCTCATCTATAGCCCACCCATGCCGGCACACGCCCGTCATATCCATGAAGTATTGGTTATCCTTAAGGTGCATCACTTCTTTGTTAAGTTGTCCAAGTGCACATTTGCGTGCTCAACAGTAGAGTACTTGGGTCACCTAATTTCGGGCGGGAACCTGAAAGCTGACCAGGCTAAAATCGAGGCAATGATGGTATGGCCGGTTCTGTCGACGGTAAAGCAGCTACGAGGCTTTCTAGGGCTCACGGGGTACTACCGACGGTTTGTAGAACACTATGCCTCCATCGCTGGTCCGCTGACGGAGTTATTGAAAAATGACAGTTTTGTATGGACAGCAGCAGCGTCAGACAGTTTCCTGGCATTAAAGCAGGCGATGTTCTCCGCTCCGGTCCTCCGTCTTCCGAATTTTGACCACAACTTTTACCTAGAAACAGACGCATCGGATTTCGGCATCGGGGCTACTTTACTCCAGGACGGGCATCCGTTGGCGTTCTTTAGTAAGAAGTTGGGGTTGAAGCGCCGGATCTCGTCGACTTACCACAAAGAGTTGTATGCCATTGTCGAGGCAGTGCAGAAGTGGCATCAGTATTTGCTGGGACGGGAGTTCGTCATTCGCAGCGACCAGAAGAGTCTTAAGGAGTTGTTGCAGCAGATAATTCAAACCCCGGACCAGCAATTTTATGCCCGGAAACTGATGGGCTACAAGTTTCGCATTGAGTACAAGACCGGGGCTTCAAACAAGGTGGCGGACGCCTTATCTAGGCGAGATGTAGAGGGTTCGGACGGGGAGTCCGCGATCATGGCAGACAGGGACCCAACGTCGGCTACGCTTGTACCAGATGATTCGTCGACCTCGGAGGAGGAGATTGGGCGGGCCCTGATGGCTGTCGCACATCCGATTCCTGATATTTGGGAGCTTTTGCGCCAGGAGGTGATGTCCACCCCCGATTTGATCGAGTTACAGGCTTCCTTAAAGCACGGGAAGGCAGATCCAGCAGTGTCCCTAGTTGATGGTTTATTTTACTTTAACCGTCGAATTTATGTGAGCAAAGATTCCGGGGCTAAATCGGTACTCCTACATGAGCATCATTCATCGCCTGCAGCTGGCCACCCTGGAGTGGATAGAACTTTTAAGAGGTTGGCGGCCTCGTTCTATTGGAAAGGGATGCGAAAGGATGTCAAAAGCTTTGTTGATTCTTGTTTCGAGTGCCAAACAACCAAGTACTCTACTCAGAAACCAGTAGGGCTATTACAACCACCGTCTATTCCTTCGAGGGTGTGGGAAGATGTCTCGATGGACTTTATCACCAGCCTTCCGCCGTCGCAAGGTCACACAGGTGTCATGGTGGTCGTGGATCGCTTATCGAAGTATGTCCATTTTGCTCAGTTACCAGTCCGCTACAACGCCTTGAAGATTGCGAACTTGTTTATCGAGACAGTGGTCAAACACCATGGTTTTCCCAAGACGTTAGTGTCAGATCGGGATCCAGTCTTTCTGAATGATGTTTGGGAAGAAATGCTTCGTTTAAGACGCACTAAACTTCATTTTTCGACAGCCTATCATCCCCAAACGGATGGCCAGACGGAAGTTAGGAATAGGGGTTTGGAGCAGTACTTGCGGGCCTTCATTGCAGATAGACCAACTAAGTGGTCGATTTTTTTGCCGTTGGCAGAGCTGGCCTTGAATTGTTTCCATCATGAGGGCTTGGGGACGTCACCATTTGAGGCTCTGTATGGACTGGAGCCCCCGCCCTTAATCGCGGCACCCCCGTCAGCTTCGACGCCCCCGGATGTGGCGTCTTTGATACGGCAGCGTGGGGAAATGATCGTGCTTCTTCGCCAGAATCTGGAGAAAGCCCAGCAGCGGATGCGAAGGTCGGCGAATATGCATCGCCGCGACGTAGAGTTCAATGTCGGGGACAAGGTATTACTTAAACTACAACAATATAGGCAACACTCGGTTGCGAAGCCTCTGTCCTCAAAATTGTCGCGACGCTTTTATGGGCCTTTCGAGGTGTTGGAGAAAATTGGCCAAGTGGCTTATCGCTTACAGTTACCGAAATGAAGTCGTGTTCATAATGTGTTTCATGTGGGCCTACTAAAACCGTTTGTGGAAAACGTCAATTGGGGTCAATCGGAACTCCCGACGCAGTTCGCCCGAGGCAAGCCGGTGGCAACGCCAATCCAAATCTTGGATCGTAGAACGGTGTGGCGAAGTGGCGAGTCTTGCAAGGAGGTGCAGCTGGGGTGGTCTGATGATGCAGGGGAGATTCCGACGTGGGAGCCGTTGGAAGTGGTGCAAAGGAAGTTTTCGGctctccttgaggacaaggagccTTCTAGGGGGGAGTTGTTACGGGACCACCCTCCGCACGGCTAAAGGAGCGAGAGCTACCTCCGAATGAGGAGTGCGACGCCGACACAAGGGTGCCGGCGGAGACGGAGCAGCCGGAGGCGATTCGACGTGAGAGATCGACTCGACGAGAGACGAGACGACCATCGCGTTATGGGGACTTCGTTTCCCATTAGTAATAGGTTTCTTTTTTTTCGGTCGATTAGTTAGGATAATTAGtttgtttattattttagattattattattattttagttagtctataaataggggtTTAGTTTATCTTTCAAAGCAAGGAATAAATTTACGTTCTCTACATCTTCTCTTCTTCTCGTGCAAGAAACGCACAAAACCCTAGAActcgacgccggattgatcgacgggcaaagctcccgcgatGTTCGACGCGAATTCCAAccgttaaggaacttcatccttaacataCGGAAACACAAACCCTAGATGGAACTTCCCCTTCGTCTACAGCATCAACGACGCCTATCTCCGGCAGTCGGGGCTCGACGTGGTGGTGGAGCTCTTCTGCGAGAGGACTCGAGGGGACAAGCTTGTAGGTCAAGTGATTATACCGGTGAAGAGCCTGTTCGATAGGGGATCTAGATCTCAGAGAAGCTTAAGCTACCCCATTGCCGGGACTCGTTACGCTAAGCTCAATATTCTCTACAGCTTTGAGGAGACGGCGAAGCCTCCGAGGAGGAGGAGTGCGTCGTGGGAAGACGGCGATGGGCTCGATATTCTAGTTAGAGGTCTCTCCCTCATGACCGGAGATTTTTCGTCGTTGATCAACTGATCACTAGTTTGGATAGGTGTGTCATGTGTGTAAGTCCCTCccccaaaaaaatgaaaacaagtaGGGGGTTGAGACCCTTTAGCACCCTCTGTATATGTTTAGTAGATATCTATGTTATTCTATGCATACTTGTTAGTAGTATTTGTTAGTAGTACTTGTTGGTGGGATTTGGATGTTGTGGATGAATCATAGACAGGGTGCTCTGCACTTTCAACCCaatattttatctataaaatgtagtatgatattaaaatattaaaaaaaattaatattaatatgtgAGTGCATGCATCCATGCTgttgtgaaatttttatttaaagtaAACACAATTTGTGTtacaaattcaattttataaattgtttattcttttgttaattaacaaaaacttcaaaattaaattttgaatttaagagagagagagcagagTACACATATGCTAGAGAGTAGAGTAGAAAGAAAAGTCTTTTTTATTGATCCATTGGTGTTGTAACAGTACATTAAATTTACAAAGGGGGAAATTAAATTGAAACTGGCGCCCCTTCACATTAATTGCACTAAAGGAGCTGTAACAGTacatgaaattgaaaaaaaaattgataggGGGAAATCTGACGCCATATTCTAGTCATTGCTATAAATACTCCTCCACCAACTTCAAACATTAAAAATCTCAACCAACAAATGGAGTAAATGCTTTCCTTAGCTGTTGAAGTCTTTTAAATGCTCATAAATGGGGCACCAAGAGTATTCCTCAGAATTCAAGAACCAAGTAGTCCAATTCATCATCGGAAGGTGTGTGGGCGGTGTACCTCCTCGTGGCACACTTAAGGAAGCACAACTGAAGTTTACAATCTCCCGGCAAACCTGTACAAGGTGGTGGAATACTGCAAAGAAACAGCAACAACGAGGAACATCAGTTCAATTGGTAAGTGTAAAAAAAAGTGAGGCCTTACCCCAAAAGGCTGCATCTGGATGTTGATCTATTAAAGAGTATGCATTTCTCCAAAAGGTGCAACCTCTTGAGTGTGGCAGTGGGTTTAGGTTGTTCAAAAACAACAGTATGGAGGTGGGTTAAAGATGGCCTGATTATACCACACACATCAGCCATTAAGCCCAATCTAACAGCTGCAAACAAGCTGTTGCGACTGAGATTCACAGTTGAATCATTAGAACTTGACAGAATCCTGAACAAAATCAGGTTCAGGAATATGCACAACACTATACATATTGATGAAATGTGGTTCTACATGACTAAAGGAGCTCAGAGATTCTATCTTGCTCCAGGAGAGCAAGAACCTCATAGAACATGTAAAAATAAGAAGTTCATATCAAAAATAATGTTCATGTGTGCAGTTTGTAGGCCATTGTTTGGTGTTCATGGTGAAGTGTTGTTTGATGGAAAAATTGGAATTTTTCCTTTTACCAaacaagttgcagccaagaggtCAAGTAAAAACAGGCAGGCAGGCACTATGGAGACAAAACCCATAGAGAGTATCACAACAGATGTGGTGAGGGATTGCTTGATCAATAAGGTAATGTTTGCATCtctttaatgcatttaatttatgCACATCAGCCATTACATACCAGTGAGCCTACATTCTCATGACACACTGTTAATAAATGGTGTAATGTTGTGCAAACGATGATTTTATGCATGCCACATTATTGAGAACAGATATTGTCTGCCATCATAGCCAAGTGGCCAGATGGGGCAACTAAAGTTCTCAAGATACAACAAGATAACGCGAGACCACACATCAAAGACAATGACCCAGTTTTCAGAGAAGCTGCACAACTAAGTGGTTTCTCAATATCAATTGTGCAACAACCACCTAACTCACCTGACACCAATGTGAATGATTTGGGTTGGTTCAGAGCAATACAGTCACTACAAACTCAGACTGCATGCAATAATGTGGATGATTTAGTCAATGCAGTTGAGAAATCATTCCATGAATTACAACCAGAGACTTTGGATAATGTTTTCCTAAGTCTTCAAGGCTGTTACATGAAAATTATGAAAGTCCAGGGTCAGAATAGATACAAGCTGCCCCACATGGGGAAAGCACATTTAAGGAGGACAAATCAACTTCCACTGAATCTAGAAGTTCCAGTGGAGCTGGCTATGCAAGCAATTGCTTATCTGCGACACCAGAGGAGCAACCAAGGATTGGAGACAATTTCCTAAGCCTTAGGATTATGAAGGTATAAAAGAAGCTTTGTGTTTTTTTGGATAGACTGTCAATGTGCATGAATGATGCATTTATTGAAGGAACATGAATGCACATATCATGCTAGTTTTTTGTGTTTTGAATTGACTGTCACTATGCAACAATGATGCATTTTGTGTTTTTAAAAGGATGTAAATGTGCAACTATGATGcaatttgtgttttgtaaaaggATGTAAATGTGCAACAATGATGCATTTTGTGTTAAGGTTGTGAATGATGCAACAATGACAGTTGACAAATAGAAATTCACAACATCACCAACCAAATTCACAACATCGCCAACCAAAGTCACAACATCACCAACCAAATTCACAACATCACCAACCAAAGTCACAACATCACCAACCAAATTCACAACATCACCAACCAAAGTCACAACATCACCAACCAAATTCAAAACATCCACCATCAACAATGACACACACTAACAGCCCATACTACAGTAATCACATATCACATATCACAATTGGAAATCAATTCTGTTAAATGAAGCA
It contains:
- the LOC121772414 gene encoding uncharacterized protein LOC121772414, which codes for MGHQEYSSEFKNQVVQFIIGRCVGGVPPRGTLKEAQLKFTISRQTCTRWWNTAKKQQQRGTSVQLSMHFSKRCNLLSVAVGLGCSKTTVWRWVKDGLIIPHTSAIKPNLTAANKLLRLRFTVESLELDRILNKIRFRNMHNTIHIDEMWFYMTKGAQRFYLAPGEQEPHRTCKNKKFISKIMFMCAVCRPLFGVHGEVLFDGKIGIFPFTKQVAAKRSSKNRQAGTMETKPIESITTDVVRDCLINKILSAIIAKWPDGATKVLKIQQDNARPHIKDNDPVFREAAQLSGFSISIVQQPPNSPDTNVNDLGWFRAIQSLQTQTACNNVDDLVNAVEKSFHELQPETLDNVFLSLQGCYMKIMKVQGQNRYKLPHMGKAHLRRTNQLPLNLEVPVELAMQAIAYLRHQRSNQGLETIS